In one window of Accipiter gentilis chromosome 28, bAccGen1.1, whole genome shotgun sequence DNA:
- the OGDH gene encoding 2-oxoglutarate dehydrogenase complex component E1 isoform X5, translating to MAYCQHIGVEFMFINDLEQCQWIRQKFETPGIMQFTNEEKRTLLARLVRSTRFEEFLHRKWSSEKRFGLEGCEVLIPALKTIIDKSSEKGVDYVIMGMPHRGRLNVLANVIRKELEQIFCQFDSKLEAADEGSGDVKYHLGMYHRRINRVTDRNITLSLVANPSHLEAADPVVQGKTKAEQFYCGDTEGKKVMSILLHGDAAFAGQGIVYETFHLSDLPSYTTHGTVHVVVNNQIGFTTDPRMARSSPYPTDVARVVNAPIFHVNADDPEAVVYVCNVAAEWRSTFHKDVVVDLVCYRRNGHNEMDEPMFTQPLMYKQIRKQKPVLQKYAELLISQGVVNQLEYEEEIAKYDKICEEAHARSKDEKILHIKHWLDSPWPGFFTLDGQPRSMTCPSTGLNEEDLTHIGQVASSVPVEDFTIHGGLSRILKTRGEMVKNRTVDWALAEYMAFGSLLKEGIHIRLSGQDVERGTFSHRHHVLHDQNVDKRTCIPMNHLWPNQAPYTVCNSSLSEYGVLGFELGFAMASPNALVLWEAQFGDFHNTAQCIIDQFICPGQAKWVRQNGIVLLLPHGMEGMGPEHSSARPERFLQMCNDDPDVFPKLDDFDVRQLYDCNWIVVNCSTPANFFHVLRRQILLPFRKPLIIFTPKSLLRHPEARSSFDDMLPGTHFLRVIPDGGPAAQSPEQVKRVLFCTGKVYYDLTRERKARQMEADVAITRVEQLSPFPFDLLQQEAEKYPAAELVWCQEEHKNQGYYDYVKPRLRTTINRAKPVWYAGREPAAAPATGNKKTHLTELQRLLDTAFNLDAFKDLA from the exons ATGGCGTACTGCCAGCACATCGGTGTGGAGTTCAtgtttatcaatgacctggagcAGTGCCAGTGGATCCGGCAGAAGTTTGAGACCCCGGGCATCATGCAGTTCACCAATGAAGAGAAACGCACGCTGCTGGCCAGGCTGGTCCGCTCTACCAG GTTTGAGGAGTTTCTCCATCGGAAGTGGTCTTCGGAGAAGCGTTTTGGTCTGGAGGGCTGTGAAGTGCTGATCCCAGCCTTAAAGACCATCATTGATAAGTCGAGTGAGAAGGGAGTGGATTATGTTATCATGGGGATGCCCCACAG GGGACGCCTGAATGTTCTCGCCAATGTGATCAGGAAAGAGCTGGAGCAGATCTTCTGCCAGTTCGACTCCAAGCTGGAAGCTGCAGATGAG GGCTCCGGTGATGTGAAGTACCACCTGGGAATGTACCACCGGCGGATTAACCGCGTCACTGACAGGAACATCACCCTTTCCTTGGTGGCAAATCCTTCTCACTTGGAGGCGGCTGATCCCGTTGTTCAAGGCAAGACTAAAGCAGAGCAGTTTTACTGCGGGGACACTGAAGGGAAGAAG GTGATGTCCATCCTCCTGCATGGAGATGCCGCTTTCGCAGGGCAGGGCATTGTGTATGAGACATTCCACTTGAGTGACCTGCCATCCTACACCACCCACGGCACCGTCCACGTCGTGGTGAACAACCAG ATTGGCTTCACAACAGACCCCCGGATGGCCCGCTCCTCCCCGTACCCAACCGATGTTGCTCGTGTGGTGAACGCACCCATTTTCCACGTCAATGCGGATGACCCGGAGGCTGTTGTCTACGTGTGCAATGTGGCAGCAGAGTGGCGAAGCACCTTCCATAAGGATGTGGTGGTGGATTTG GTTTGTTACAGGCGCAATGGTCACAATGAGATGGATGAACCCATGTTCACACAACCCCTGATGTACAAACAGATCCGGAAACAGAAGCCGGTGCTGCAGAAATACGCAGAGCTGCTGATTTCACAGGGGGTGGTAAATCAGCTGGAGTATGAG GAGGAAATTGCCAAGTATGATAAGATCTGCGAGGAGGCCCACGCGAGATCCAAGGATGAAAAGATCTTGCACATCAAGCACTGGCTGGACTCACCCTGGCCTG GTTTCTTCACTCTGGATGGCCAACCCCGGAGCATGACCTGCCCTTCCACCGGTCTGAATGAAGAGGACTTGACGCACATTGGTCAAGTGGCCAGCTCGGTACCAGTGGAGGATTTCACTATCCATGGAG GTTTAAGCCGTATTCTGAAAACCCGTGGGGAGATGGTGAAGAACCGGACGGTGGACTGGGCCCTGGCAGAGTACATGGCATTCGGCTCCCTGCTCAAAGAGGGCATCCACATCCGCCTGAGTGGCCAGGATGTTGAGAGGGGGACATTCAG CCATCGCCACCATGTCCTGCATGATCAGAACGTGGACAAGAGAACCTGTATCCCCATGAACCACCTCTGGCCCAACCAGGCTCCTTACACCGTCTGCAACAGTTCTCTGTCGGAGTACGGCGTCCTTG GATTTGAGCTGGGCTTTGCCATGGCCAGCCCCAACGCCCTGGTGCTTTGGGAAGCCCAATTCGGGGACTTCCACAACACCGCTCAGTGCATAATCGACCAGTTCATCTGTCCCGGGCAGGCCAAGTGGGTCAGGCAGAACGGCATcgtcctgctccttccccatggCATGGAGGGCATG GGTCCCGAACACTCCTCCGCCCGCCCGGAGCGATTCTTGCAGATGTGCAACGATGATCCTGACGTCTTCCCT AAACTGGATGACTTCGACGTGCGCCAGCTCTATGACTGCAACTGGATTGTCGTGAACTGCTCCACTCCAGCCAACTTCTTCCATGTCCTCCGGCGCCAGATCCTCCTGCCCTTCCGCAAACCG CTGATAATCTTCACTCCAAAGTCGCTGCTGCGCCACCCTGAAGCCCGCTCCAGCTTTGATGACATGCTGCCAG GCACCCACTTCCTCCGTGTCATCCCCGATGGTGGCCCAGCAGCCCAGAGCCCCGAGCAGGTGAAGCGGGTGCTGTTCTGCACTGGCAAGGTCTACTACGACCTGACCCGTGAGCGTAAGGCTCGGCAGATGGAGGCCGACGTGGCCATCACCAGGGTGGAGCAG CTCTCCCCGTTCCCCTTTGACCTCCTCCAGCAGGAAGCGGAGAAGTACCCGGCTGCTGAGCTGGTGTGGTGCCAGGAGGAGCACAAGAACCAGGGCTACTACGACTACGTCAAACCCCGGCTCCGCACCACCATCAACCGCGCCAAGCCCGTGTG GTATGCAGGGCGAGAGCCGGCGGCTGCCCCTGCTACCGGCAACAAGAAAACCCACCTGACGGAGCTGCAGCGGCTCCTTGATACGGCCTTCAACCTCGACGCCTTCAAGGACCTGGCCTAA
- the ZMIZ2 gene encoding zinc finger MIZ domain-containing protein 2 isoform X3: protein MNSMNPMKPSLPPTPHGDGSFAYEAVPWQPSTNQPAGSLSVVTTVWGVSNTSQSQVFGSPMGPGGSSSSTPLLPGMAGTGSGISSPPFLPQQPFAEGAPGKGYVQPGVYSRSAYPSGPGFAASYAGSPSAPGGMGLPSHAGRPPADFTQAAAAAAVAAAAATATATATATVAALQEKQSQELSQYGTMGAGQPFGSQFLPHAGARGPTGLSPAGMAGVMAPSGVSPVSMSPARAPGAGPLYGGQRMPQHAYPGPPPSQQLPRQGLKRAYSNEGYPAQQYLQGGQYAPASAQYAPSAPQPSAPSPSYPGHRLQQGMGQYLSTSGNSGPYYKPGRSLPGYPSSPLAGNPTPPMTPGSGIPPYASPGQDVKSPFLPDMKPSVTSLHPSPSGPAPGEELRLTFPVRDGVVLEPFRLQHNLAVSNHVFQLRDSVYKTLMMRPDLELQFKCYHHEDRQMNTNWPASVQVSVNATPLTIERGDNKTSHKPLYLKHVCQPGRNTIQITVTACCCSHLFVLQLVHRPSVRSVLQGLIKKRLLPAEHCITKIKRNFSSGTIPGTPGPNGEDGVEQTAIKVSLKCPITFRRIQLPARGHDCRHIQCFDLESYLQLNCERGTWRCPVCNKTALLEGLEVDQYMLGILIYIQNSEHEEITIDPTCSWKPVPVKPDIHIKEEPEGPALKRCRTLSPTHMVLPNIMEMIAALGPGSTPFPALPPPPAGAAADYGTSGSSFPGPGGFPEPFPPPGAPGTPTLSDFTPGPPPISYQSDIPGSLLAPEKPPAPPLPAQLPPPGRMEPSHTPVQQGLHNAPPGSQPAQPLHHRSAPARPPLGPPGPAHAADLNFPPAPGMAGTGDGSEPALDLLPELTNPDELLSYLGPPDLPSSSNDDLLSLFENN, encoded by the exons ATGAACTCCATGAACCCCATGAAACCCTCCCTGCCGCCCACGCCCCACGG tgATGGTTCATTTGCATACGAGGCTGTTCCTTGGCAACCAAGCACCAATCAGCCGGCAGGATCCCTCTCCGTGGTAACCACCGTCTGGGGTGTCAGCAACACCTCCCAGAGCCAG gttTTCGGCAGCCCCATGGGccccgggggcagcagctccagcacgcCGCTGCTGCCTGGCATGGCCGGCACCGGCTCGGGCATAAGCTCGCCGCCGTTCCTGCCGCAGCAGCCCTTCGCCGAGGGAGCGCCCGGGAAAGGCTATGTGCAGCCGGGGGTCTATAGCCGCAGTGCCTACCCCAGCGGGCCAGGCTTCGCCGCCAG CTATGCCGGCAGCCCCAGCGCACCCGGCGGGATGGGGCTCCCCTCACATGCTGGCCGGCCCCCCGCCGACTTcacccaggcagctgctgccgctgctgtggccgccgccgctgccacaGCCACGGCCACGGCTACGGCGACAGTGGCAGCGCTACAAGAGAagcagagccaggagctgagccagTATGGCACG ATGGGTGCAGGGCAGCCCTTCGGCAGCCAGTTCCTCCCTCATGCCGGAGCCCGTGGCCCAACTGGCCTGAGCCCGGCTGGCATGGCGGGTGTCATGGCTCCCTCCGGCGTCTCCCCTGTGAGCATGAGCCCTGCGCGGGCACCCGGCGCCGGGCCCCTGTACGGTGGGCAGCGGATGCCCCAGCATGCCTACCCTGGCCCCCCTCCAAGCCAGCAGCTCCCTCGCCAGGGCCTCAAGCGGGCGTACTCTAACGAG GGATACCCGGCACAGCAGTACCTCCAGGGCGGGCAGTACGCTCCGGCCAGTGCCCAGTATGCCCCCAGCGCCCCCCAGCCCTCCGCTCCATCCCCCTCCTACCCTGgccacaggctgcagcagggcatggGCCAGTACCTCTCCACCTCGGGCAACTCTGGACCCTATTACAAG CCGGGCCGGTCGCTGCCGGGGTACCCCAGCTCGCCACTGGCTGGGAATCCCACGCCACCCATGACGCCGGGCAGCGGCATCCCCCCCTACGCGTCCCCGGGTCAGGACGTCAAGTCTCCCTTCCTGCCGGACATGAAGCCTAGTGTCACCTCCCTGCACCCATCGCCCTCGG GGCCGGCCCCCGGGGAGGAGCTGCGGCTGACCTTCCCGGTGCGGGACGGCGTGGTGCTGGAGCCCTTCCGCCTGCAGCACAACCTGGCCGTCAGCAACCACGTCTTCCAGCTGCGTGACTCCGTCTACAAGACCCTCATGATGAG GCCTGACCTGGAGCTGCAGTTTAAGTGCTACCACCATGAGGACCGGCAGATGAACACCAACTGGCCAGCCTCAGTGCAGGTGAGCGTCAACGCCACGCCGCTCACCATTGAGCGTGGTGACAACAAGACCTCCCACAAACCGCTCTACCTGAAGCACGTCTGCCAGCCTGGCAGAAACACCATCCAGATCACCGTCACCGCCTGCTGCTGC TCCCACCTCTTCGTCCTGCAGCTGGTGCACCGGCCCTCGGTGCGCTCAGTGCTGCAGGGTCTCATCAAGAAGcgcctgctgcctgcagagcattGCATCACCAAAA tCAAGCGCAACTTCAGCAGCGGGACCATCCCGGGGACTCCGGGGCCCAATGGCGAGGATGGCGTGGAGCAGACAGCCATCAAGGTGTCCCTCAAGTGCCCCATCACCTTCCGGAGGATTCAGCTCCCGGCCAGGGGCCATGACTGCCGGCACATACAG TGCTTTGACCTGGAGTCCTACCTGCAGCTCAACTGTGAAAGGGGGACATGGCGGTGTCCTGTCTGCAA taAGACAGCcctgctggaggggctggaggtggACCAGTATATGTTGGGCATCCTGATCTACATCCAGAA CTCAGAGCATGAGGAGATCACCATCGACCCGACCTGCAGCTGGAAACCCGTCCCAGTCAAACCTGACATCCACATCAAGGAGGAGCCGGAGGGGCCGGCGCTGAAGCGGTGCCGAACCCTCAGTCCTACACACATGGTGCTGCCCAACATCATGGAGATGATTGCGGCTCTGGGGCCTGGCTCCACGCCCTTCCCGGCACTGCCGCCACCACCGGCGGGTGCCGCTGCCGACTATGGCACCTCGG GTTCCAGCTTTCCAGGACCTGGGGGCTTCCCAGAGCCATTCCCCCCCCCTGGCGCCCCTGGCACGCCGACGCTGAGCGACTTCACGCCGGGACCACCCCCCATCTCTTACCAGTCTGACATCCCTGGCAGCCTCCTGGCCCCCGAGAAGCCCCCCGCACCCCCTCTCCCCGCACAG CTCCCCCCACCGGGGCGGATGGAGCCGTCCCACACCCCGGTGCAGCAGGGGCTGCACAACGCCCCCCCGGGCAGCCAGCCGGCACAGCCCCTGCACCACCGGAGTGCGCCGGCACGgccccccctgggaccccccggCCCGGCACATGCCGCAGACCTCAACTTCCCCCCCGCGCCCGGCATGGCCGGGACGGGTGACGGGTCAGAGCCTGCCCTCGAC ctcctgcctgagcTGACGAACCCCGACGAGCTGCTCTCCTACCTGGGCCCCCCCgacctccccagcagcagcaacgATGACCTCCTCTCCCTCTTCGAGAACAACTGA
- the ZMIZ2 gene encoding zinc finger MIZ domain-containing protein 2 isoform X1: MNSMNPMKPSLPPTPHGDGSFAYEAVPWQPSTNQPAGSLSVVTTVWGVSNTSQSQVFGSPMGPGGSSSSTPLLPGMAGTGSGISSPPFLPQQPFAEGAPGKGYVQPGVYSRSAYPSGPGFAASYAGSPSAPGGMGLPSHAGRPPADFTQAAAAAAVAAAAATATATATATVAALQEKQSQELSQYGTMGAGQPFGSQFLPHAGARGPTGLSPAGMAGVMAPSGVSPVSMSPARAPGAGPLYGGQRMPQHAYPGPPPSQQLPRQGLKRAYSNEGYPAQQYLQGGQYAPASAQYAPSAPQPSAPSPSYPGHRLQQGMGQYLSTSGNSGPYYKPADQFNGQSTGFGTYSQAAVNGPGRSLPGYPSSPLAGNPTPPMTPGSGIPPYASPGQDVKSPFLPDMKPSVTSLHPSPSGPAPGEELRLTFPVRDGVVLEPFRLQHNLAVSNHVFQLRDSVYKTLMMRPDLELQFKCYHHEDRQMNTNWPASVQVSVNATPLTIERGDNKTSHKPLYLKHVCQPGRNTIQITVTACCCSHLFVLQLVHRPSVRSVLQGLIKKRLLPAEHCITKIKRNFSSGTIPGTPGPNGEDGVEQTAIKVSLKCPITFRRIQLPARGHDCRHIQCFDLESYLQLNCERGTWRCPVCNKTALLEGLEVDQYMLGILIYIQNSEHEEITIDPTCSWKPVPVKPDIHIKEEPEGPALKRCRTLSPTHMVLPNIMEMIAALGPGSTPFPALPPPPAGAAADYGTSGSSFPGPGGFPEPFPPPGAPGTPTLSDFTPGPPPISYQSDIPGSLLAPEKPPAPPLPAQLPPPGRMEPSHTPVQQGLHNAPPGSQPAQPLHHRSAPARPPLGPPGPAHAADLNFPPAPGMAGTGDGSEPALDLLPELTNPDELLSYLGPPDLPSSSNDDLLSLFENN; the protein is encoded by the exons ATGAACTCCATGAACCCCATGAAACCCTCCCTGCCGCCCACGCCCCACGG tgATGGTTCATTTGCATACGAGGCTGTTCCTTGGCAACCAAGCACCAATCAGCCGGCAGGATCCCTCTCCGTGGTAACCACCGTCTGGGGTGTCAGCAACACCTCCCAGAGCCAG gttTTCGGCAGCCCCATGGGccccgggggcagcagctccagcacgcCGCTGCTGCCTGGCATGGCCGGCACCGGCTCGGGCATAAGCTCGCCGCCGTTCCTGCCGCAGCAGCCCTTCGCCGAGGGAGCGCCCGGGAAAGGCTATGTGCAGCCGGGGGTCTATAGCCGCAGTGCCTACCCCAGCGGGCCAGGCTTCGCCGCCAG CTATGCCGGCAGCCCCAGCGCACCCGGCGGGATGGGGCTCCCCTCACATGCTGGCCGGCCCCCCGCCGACTTcacccaggcagctgctgccgctgctgtggccgccgccgctgccacaGCCACGGCCACGGCTACGGCGACAGTGGCAGCGCTACAAGAGAagcagagccaggagctgagccagTATGGCACG ATGGGTGCAGGGCAGCCCTTCGGCAGCCAGTTCCTCCCTCATGCCGGAGCCCGTGGCCCAACTGGCCTGAGCCCGGCTGGCATGGCGGGTGTCATGGCTCCCTCCGGCGTCTCCCCTGTGAGCATGAGCCCTGCGCGGGCACCCGGCGCCGGGCCCCTGTACGGTGGGCAGCGGATGCCCCAGCATGCCTACCCTGGCCCCCCTCCAAGCCAGCAGCTCCCTCGCCAGGGCCTCAAGCGGGCGTACTCTAACGAG GGATACCCGGCACAGCAGTACCTCCAGGGCGGGCAGTACGCTCCGGCCAGTGCCCAGTATGCCCCCAGCGCCCCCCAGCCCTCCGCTCCATCCCCCTCCTACCCTGgccacaggctgcagcagggcatggGCCAGTACCTCTCCACCTCGGGCAACTCTGGACCCTATTACAAG ccggCTGACCAGTTCAATGGGCAGAGCACCGGCTTTGGCACCTACAGCCAGGCGGCTGTCAATGGG CCGGGCCGGTCGCTGCCGGGGTACCCCAGCTCGCCACTGGCTGGGAATCCCACGCCACCCATGACGCCGGGCAGCGGCATCCCCCCCTACGCGTCCCCGGGTCAGGACGTCAAGTCTCCCTTCCTGCCGGACATGAAGCCTAGTGTCACCTCCCTGCACCCATCGCCCTCGG GGCCGGCCCCCGGGGAGGAGCTGCGGCTGACCTTCCCGGTGCGGGACGGCGTGGTGCTGGAGCCCTTCCGCCTGCAGCACAACCTGGCCGTCAGCAACCACGTCTTCCAGCTGCGTGACTCCGTCTACAAGACCCTCATGATGAG GCCTGACCTGGAGCTGCAGTTTAAGTGCTACCACCATGAGGACCGGCAGATGAACACCAACTGGCCAGCCTCAGTGCAGGTGAGCGTCAACGCCACGCCGCTCACCATTGAGCGTGGTGACAACAAGACCTCCCACAAACCGCTCTACCTGAAGCACGTCTGCCAGCCTGGCAGAAACACCATCCAGATCACCGTCACCGCCTGCTGCTGC TCCCACCTCTTCGTCCTGCAGCTGGTGCACCGGCCCTCGGTGCGCTCAGTGCTGCAGGGTCTCATCAAGAAGcgcctgctgcctgcagagcattGCATCACCAAAA tCAAGCGCAACTTCAGCAGCGGGACCATCCCGGGGACTCCGGGGCCCAATGGCGAGGATGGCGTGGAGCAGACAGCCATCAAGGTGTCCCTCAAGTGCCCCATCACCTTCCGGAGGATTCAGCTCCCGGCCAGGGGCCATGACTGCCGGCACATACAG TGCTTTGACCTGGAGTCCTACCTGCAGCTCAACTGTGAAAGGGGGACATGGCGGTGTCCTGTCTGCAA taAGACAGCcctgctggaggggctggaggtggACCAGTATATGTTGGGCATCCTGATCTACATCCAGAA CTCAGAGCATGAGGAGATCACCATCGACCCGACCTGCAGCTGGAAACCCGTCCCAGTCAAACCTGACATCCACATCAAGGAGGAGCCGGAGGGGCCGGCGCTGAAGCGGTGCCGAACCCTCAGTCCTACACACATGGTGCTGCCCAACATCATGGAGATGATTGCGGCTCTGGGGCCTGGCTCCACGCCCTTCCCGGCACTGCCGCCACCACCGGCGGGTGCCGCTGCCGACTATGGCACCTCGG GTTCCAGCTTTCCAGGACCTGGGGGCTTCCCAGAGCCATTCCCCCCCCCTGGCGCCCCTGGCACGCCGACGCTGAGCGACTTCACGCCGGGACCACCCCCCATCTCTTACCAGTCTGACATCCCTGGCAGCCTCCTGGCCCCCGAGAAGCCCCCCGCACCCCCTCTCCCCGCACAG CTCCCCCCACCGGGGCGGATGGAGCCGTCCCACACCCCGGTGCAGCAGGGGCTGCACAACGCCCCCCCGGGCAGCCAGCCGGCACAGCCCCTGCACCACCGGAGTGCGCCGGCACGgccccccctgggaccccccggCCCGGCACATGCCGCAGACCTCAACTTCCCCCCCGCGCCCGGCATGGCCGGGACGGGTGACGGGTCAGAGCCTGCCCTCGAC ctcctgcctgagcTGACGAACCCCGACGAGCTGCTCTCCTACCTGGGCCCCCCCgacctccccagcagcagcaacgATGACCTCCTCTCCCTCTTCGAGAACAACTGA
- the ZMIZ2 gene encoding zinc finger MIZ domain-containing protein 2 isoform X2, with the protein MNSMNPMKPSLPPTPHGDGSFAYEAVPWQPSTNQPAGSLSVVTTVWGVSNTSQSQVFGSPMGPGGSSSSTPLLPGMAGTGSGISSPPFLPQQPFAEGAPGKGYVQPGVYSRSAYPSGPGFAASYAGSPSAPGGMGLPSHAGRPPADFTQAAAAAAVAAAAATATATATATVAALQEKQSQELSQYGTMGAGQPFGSQFLPHAGARGPTGLSPAGMAGVMAPSGVSPVSMSPARAPGAGPLYGGQRMPQHAYPGPPPSQQLPRQGLKRAYSNEGYPAQQYLQGGQYAPASAQYAPSAPQPSAPSPSYPGHRLQQGMGQYLSTSGNSGPYYKPADQFNGQSTGFGTYSQAAVNGPGRSLPGYPSSPLAGNPTPPMTPGSGIPPYASPGQDVKSPFLPDMKPSVTSLHPSPSGPAPGEELRLTFPVRDGVVLEPFRLQHNLAVSNHVFQLRDSVYKTLMMRPDLELQFKCYHHEDRQMNTNWPASVQVSVNATPLTIERGDNKTSHKPLYLKHVCQPGRNTIQITVTACCCSHLFVLQLVHRPSVRSVLQGLIKKRLLPAEHCITKIKRNFSSGTIPGTPGPNGEDGVEQTAIKVSLKCPITFRRIQLPARGHDCRHIQCFDLESYLQLNCERGTWRCPVCNKTALLEGLEVDQYMLGILIYIQNSEHEEITIDPTCSWKPVPVKPDIHIKEEPEGPALKRCRTLSPTHMVLPNIMEMIAALGPGSTPFPALPPPPAGSSFPGPGGFPEPFPPPGAPGTPTLSDFTPGPPPISYQSDIPGSLLAPEKPPAPPLPAQLPPPGRMEPSHTPVQQGLHNAPPGSQPAQPLHHRSAPARPPLGPPGPAHAADLNFPPAPGMAGTGDGSEPALDLLPELTNPDELLSYLGPPDLPSSSNDDLLSLFENN; encoded by the exons ATGAACTCCATGAACCCCATGAAACCCTCCCTGCCGCCCACGCCCCACGG tgATGGTTCATTTGCATACGAGGCTGTTCCTTGGCAACCAAGCACCAATCAGCCGGCAGGATCCCTCTCCGTGGTAACCACCGTCTGGGGTGTCAGCAACACCTCCCAGAGCCAG gttTTCGGCAGCCCCATGGGccccgggggcagcagctccagcacgcCGCTGCTGCCTGGCATGGCCGGCACCGGCTCGGGCATAAGCTCGCCGCCGTTCCTGCCGCAGCAGCCCTTCGCCGAGGGAGCGCCCGGGAAAGGCTATGTGCAGCCGGGGGTCTATAGCCGCAGTGCCTACCCCAGCGGGCCAGGCTTCGCCGCCAG CTATGCCGGCAGCCCCAGCGCACCCGGCGGGATGGGGCTCCCCTCACATGCTGGCCGGCCCCCCGCCGACTTcacccaggcagctgctgccgctgctgtggccgccgccgctgccacaGCCACGGCCACGGCTACGGCGACAGTGGCAGCGCTACAAGAGAagcagagccaggagctgagccagTATGGCACG ATGGGTGCAGGGCAGCCCTTCGGCAGCCAGTTCCTCCCTCATGCCGGAGCCCGTGGCCCAACTGGCCTGAGCCCGGCTGGCATGGCGGGTGTCATGGCTCCCTCCGGCGTCTCCCCTGTGAGCATGAGCCCTGCGCGGGCACCCGGCGCCGGGCCCCTGTACGGTGGGCAGCGGATGCCCCAGCATGCCTACCCTGGCCCCCCTCCAAGCCAGCAGCTCCCTCGCCAGGGCCTCAAGCGGGCGTACTCTAACGAG GGATACCCGGCACAGCAGTACCTCCAGGGCGGGCAGTACGCTCCGGCCAGTGCCCAGTATGCCCCCAGCGCCCCCCAGCCCTCCGCTCCATCCCCCTCCTACCCTGgccacaggctgcagcagggcatggGCCAGTACCTCTCCACCTCGGGCAACTCTGGACCCTATTACAAG ccggCTGACCAGTTCAATGGGCAGAGCACCGGCTTTGGCACCTACAGCCAGGCGGCTGTCAATGGG CCGGGCCGGTCGCTGCCGGGGTACCCCAGCTCGCCACTGGCTGGGAATCCCACGCCACCCATGACGCCGGGCAGCGGCATCCCCCCCTACGCGTCCCCGGGTCAGGACGTCAAGTCTCCCTTCCTGCCGGACATGAAGCCTAGTGTCACCTCCCTGCACCCATCGCCCTCGG GGCCGGCCCCCGGGGAGGAGCTGCGGCTGACCTTCCCGGTGCGGGACGGCGTGGTGCTGGAGCCCTTCCGCCTGCAGCACAACCTGGCCGTCAGCAACCACGTCTTCCAGCTGCGTGACTCCGTCTACAAGACCCTCATGATGAG GCCTGACCTGGAGCTGCAGTTTAAGTGCTACCACCATGAGGACCGGCAGATGAACACCAACTGGCCAGCCTCAGTGCAGGTGAGCGTCAACGCCACGCCGCTCACCATTGAGCGTGGTGACAACAAGACCTCCCACAAACCGCTCTACCTGAAGCACGTCTGCCAGCCTGGCAGAAACACCATCCAGATCACCGTCACCGCCTGCTGCTGC TCCCACCTCTTCGTCCTGCAGCTGGTGCACCGGCCCTCGGTGCGCTCAGTGCTGCAGGGTCTCATCAAGAAGcgcctgctgcctgcagagcattGCATCACCAAAA tCAAGCGCAACTTCAGCAGCGGGACCATCCCGGGGACTCCGGGGCCCAATGGCGAGGATGGCGTGGAGCAGACAGCCATCAAGGTGTCCCTCAAGTGCCCCATCACCTTCCGGAGGATTCAGCTCCCGGCCAGGGGCCATGACTGCCGGCACATACAG TGCTTTGACCTGGAGTCCTACCTGCAGCTCAACTGTGAAAGGGGGACATGGCGGTGTCCTGTCTGCAA taAGACAGCcctgctggaggggctggaggtggACCAGTATATGTTGGGCATCCTGATCTACATCCAGAA CTCAGAGCATGAGGAGATCACCATCGACCCGACCTGCAGCTGGAAACCCGTCCCAGTCAAACCTGACATCCACATCAAGGAGGAGCCGGAGGGGCCGGCGCTGAAGCGGTGCCGAACCCTCAGTCCTACACACATGGTGCTGCCCAACATCATGGAGATGATTGCGGCTCTGGGGCCTGGCTCCACGCCCTTCCCGGCACTGCCGCCACCACCGGCGG GTTCCAGCTTTCCAGGACCTGGGGGCTTCCCAGAGCCATTCCCCCCCCCTGGCGCCCCTGGCACGCCGACGCTGAGCGACTTCACGCCGGGACCACCCCCCATCTCTTACCAGTCTGACATCCCTGGCAGCCTCCTGGCCCCCGAGAAGCCCCCCGCACCCCCTCTCCCCGCACAG CTCCCCCCACCGGGGCGGATGGAGCCGTCCCACACCCCGGTGCAGCAGGGGCTGCACAACGCCCCCCCGGGCAGCCAGCCGGCACAGCCCCTGCACCACCGGAGTGCGCCGGCACGgccccccctgggaccccccggCCCGGCACATGCCGCAGACCTCAACTTCCCCCCCGCGCCCGGCATGGCCGGGACGGGTGACGGGTCAGAGCCTGCCCTCGAC ctcctgcctgagcTGACGAACCCCGACGAGCTGCTCTCCTACCTGGGCCCCCCCgacctccccagcagcagcaacgATGACCTCCTCTCCCTCTTCGAGAACAACTGA